One region of Juglans microcarpa x Juglans regia isolate MS1-56 chromosome 7S, Jm3101_v1.0, whole genome shotgun sequence genomic DNA includes:
- the LOC121241588 gene encoding putative pentatricopeptide repeat-containing protein At1g56570, with amino-acid sequence MSFSVGLGVPQPAYLAILPTPVCNNNKLGRTILMTPSSGTYGGKIAKSAAQYETPIPVPSQFQPLLDLLRDSADNESVKQAKVVHGFVLKSDFSDRDLLALLNHVAHAYSKCSDYCAARRVFDKMSQRNIFSWTIMIVGSTENGFFIQGFEFFYEMMIHGILPDAFAYSSIIHTCIGLDSVELGRMVHAQIVIRGFASNTFVTTSVLNMYAKLEMIEDSYKVFETMTEHNQVSWNAMISGFASNGLHLKAFNHFLRMMKGGITPNMYTLISVSKAVGNLGDIGKGKKVHQCVSELGLESNVLVGTALIDMFSKCGSLSEARSIFDSNFTYCGVNTTWNAMISGYSRCEFSQEALELFVKMCQNDIKPDVYTYCSVFDAIAALKFVQFGKEVHGMVLKSGLNLKVTSVSNAIADAYAKCSLLEDARKVFDRMEERDMVSWTTLVTSYSQCSEWEEALAIFSRMRDEGFIPNQFSFSSVLVVCANLCLLEYGHQIHSLLCKAGLDTDKCIESALIDMYAKCGNIIDASKVFERVSNPDTITWTAIISGYAQHGLVEDALQLFRRMEASGMRANAVTLLCVLFACSHGGMVEEGLNYFQQMEDSYGLVPEMEHYACIVDLLGRVGRLDDAMEFIETMPIEPNIMVWQTLLGACRVHRNLELGEIAAQKILPIMPKYSATYVLLSNTYIETGNYEDGLILRDMMKEQGVKKEGGYSWISVEGRIHKFYAGDQQHPQKLDIYAKLEVLRMEIKSMGYVPDLSSVL; translated from the coding sequence ATGAGTTTCTCCGTCGGTCTGGGTGTTCCTCAACCTGCATATCTAGCTATATTGCCCACCCCTGTTTGTAACAACAATAAACTAGGACGCACAATTCTAATGACACCATCGAGTGGAACTTACGGAGGCAAAATTGCCAAGTCAGCTGCACAATATGAAACTCCCATACCCGTACCGTCACAATTTCAACCATTGCTTGATCTCCTTCGCGACTCTGCAGATAACGAGTCAGTAAAACAAGCGAAAGTGGTTCATGGGTTCGTCTTGAAATCCGATTTTTCGGATAGGGACTTGCTGGCATTGTTAAATCATGTAGCTCATGCGTATTCCAAATGCTCGGACTATTGTGCGGCTCGTcgagtgtttgataaaatgtctCAAAGAAACATATTTTCTTGGACTATCATGATTGTTGGGTCGACCGAAAACGGTTTCTTTATTCAagggtttgagtttttttatgagATGATGATCCATGGAATCTTGCCCGATGCTTTTGCCTATTCGTCGATCATTCATACATGCATAGGTTTAGATAGTGTTGAGTTGGGTAGAATGGTGCATGCCCAGATCGTTATCAGAGGCTTTGCATCTAATACTTTTGTTACTACTTCTGTTCTTAACATGTATGCAAAACTGGAGATGATTGAAGATTCGTATAAGGTGTTTGAGACCATGACTGAACATAACCAAGTCTCGTGGAATGCAATGATATCAGGGTTTGCCTCAAATGGTCTTCATTTAAAAgcatttaatcattttcttaGAATGATGAAAGGAGGCATCACACCAAATATGTACACTCTTATTAGTGTTTCGAAAGCAGTTGGAAACTTAGGTGATATTGGAAAGGGAAAAAAGGTTCACCAGTGTGTTTCTGAATTGGGTTTGGAATCTAATGTTCTTGTGGGAACTGCTCTAATTGATATGTTCTCAAAATGTGGCTCTCTGAGCGAAGCAAGATCTATTTTTGACTCAAATTTCACATATTGTGGAGTTAACACAACCTGGAATGCAATGATCTCAGGCTATTCTCGGTGTGAGTTTAGCCAAGAAGCTTTGGAACTATTTGTTAAAATGTGTCAGAATGATATAAAACCCGACGTTTACACTTATTGTAGTGTGTTTGATGCTATTGCTGCTTTAAAGTTTGTGCAATTCGGAAAGGAAGTTCATGGGATGGTTCTGAAGTCTGGATTAAATTTGAAGGTCACAAGTGTTTCCAATGCGATTGCTGATGCATATGCCAAATGTAGTTTGCTTGAAGATGCAAGGAAAGTATTTGATAGAATGGAAGAGAGAGATATGGTGTCTTGGACAACTCTGGTGACTTCTTACTCTCAGTGTTCTGAATGGGAGGAAGCACTGGCCATCTTCTCTCGGATGAGGGATGAAGGCTTTATACCAAACCAGTTTTCCTTTTCTAGCGTGCTTGTAGTTTGCGCCAACCTTTGTTTACTTGAATATGGTCATCAAATCCATTCTCTTCTTTGCAAAGCTGGCTTAGACACCGACAAGTGCATAGAAAGTGCTTTAATTGACATGTATGCGAAATGTGGTAATATAATTGATGCATCTAAGGTCTTTGAGAGGGTATCTAACCCTGATACTATTACATGGACAGCTATAATATCAGGCTATGCTCAACATGGTCTAGTGGAGGATGCCCTTCAACTCTTTAGGAGGATGGAGGCATCAGGTATGAGGGCCAATGCTGTTACCTTATTGTGCGTTCTGTTTGCTTGCAGCCATGGAGGTATGGTGGAGGAGGGCCTAAATTATTTTCAGCAAATGGAGGACAGTTATGGTCTGGTACCAGAGATGGAACATTACGCATGTATTGTTGATCTCTTGGGTCGAGTGGGCCGTTTGGATGATGCAATGGAGTTTATAGAAACAATGCCGATTGAGCCCAACATAATGGTCTGGCAAACCTTGTTGGGAGCATGTAGGGTCCACAGAAACCTTGAGTTAGGAGAAATTGCTGCTCAGAAAATCCTTCCAATTATGCCGAAATACTCAGCCACCTATGTTCTTTTATCCAACACGTATATTGAGACTGGGAATTATGAAGATGGACTTATTTTGAGAGATATGATGAAAGAGCAGGGTGTGAAGAAGGAAGGGGGATATAGTTGGATTTCTGTTGAAGGTAGAatccataaattttatgcagGAGATCAACAACATCCACAGAAATTGGACATATATGCAAAGTTAGAAGTGTTGAGGATGGAGATCAAGTCCATGGGTTATGTTCCAGACTTGAGTTCTGTACTGTGA